Proteins co-encoded in one Leptospira dzoumogneensis genomic window:
- a CDS encoding NAD+ kinase codes for MSAEMRKKIQSVLVVIKRTKYELDLESYGSLDEFKRVAEIQNDSFSRIYNSHLRQIQSREELKRTFPNGKFIFREELENIDIAGYDLVIALGGDNHFTYVAHHALDNLVLGCNSDPETSVGALLSFHTSDISKAVSNNWENILIEEWPRINVRIEYPNGQAIETFQGISEISIRNNSPDLTSRFLISHDQVSEEQKCSGLLVYTGAGSTGWVMSCENKDVSFDKQEPYFKVYCRELRKKESFQYKLDHFTVRNSFRLISEMRGGISIDSLAERIYDFPPGAKADFSVSPERLRVVVQKHG; via the coding sequence ATGTCGGCGGAAATGCGAAAAAAGATCCAATCTGTTCTTGTAGTTATCAAAAGAACAAAGTACGAATTAGATCTGGAGAGTTACGGCTCTCTGGATGAATTTAAAAGAGTAGCAGAGATCCAAAACGATTCCTTCTCTCGGATCTACAATTCCCATCTCAGGCAGATCCAAAGCAGAGAAGAATTAAAACGTACTTTCCCGAACGGAAAGTTTATCTTTAGAGAAGAATTAGAAAATATAGATATTGCGGGTTACGATCTGGTGATTGCGTTAGGCGGGGATAACCATTTCACTTACGTAGCACATCATGCCTTGGACAATTTAGTTCTGGGATGTAATTCGGATCCTGAAACTTCAGTAGGTGCACTTCTATCCTTTCATACCTCCGACATCTCGAAGGCAGTTTCCAATAATTGGGAAAATATACTCATAGAAGAATGGCCTAGGATCAATGTTAGGATAGAATATCCGAACGGCCAAGCCATCGAGACATTCCAAGGGATCAGCGAAATTTCTATCCGAAATAATAGTCCCGATCTAACCAGCAGATTCCTGATCTCTCATGATCAAGTCTCGGAAGAACAGAAATGTTCGGGCCTTCTGGTGTATACCGGAGCGGGTTCTACCGGTTGGGTTATGTCTTGCGAAAATAAAGACGTAAGCTTTGACAAGCAGGAGCCCTATTTCAAAGTGTACTGTAGAGAGTTACGTAAGAAGGAAAGTTTCCAGTACAAGCTGGATCACTTTACGGTTCGCAACTCTTTCCGTCTAATATCAGAAATGCGCGGAGGGATCTCGATCGATTCCTTGGCGGAACGTATTTACGATTTCCCTCCCGGGGCCAAAGCGGACTTTTCCGTTTCTCCGGAAAGATTGCGGGTGGTGGTGCAAAAACATGGATAG
- a CDS encoding STAS domain-containing protein — protein sequence MDSLKILEQDAGKEIRVYLVSGRLDESTFPLFKEKVLDVSHANNTVLNLSDLKYVSSSGIRAIFELKNRLTSEGKKLLLTEAGEKVIQIFNLLGLWKPFAHFEKEEDAIAACLKN from the coding sequence ATGGATAGTTTAAAAATTCTAGAACAGGATGCCGGCAAAGAGATCAGAGTATATTTGGTTTCCGGCCGACTAGACGAATCCACCTTCCCTCTATTTAAGGAAAAAGTATTGGATGTATCTCATGCAAACAATACTGTATTAAACTTATCCGATCTTAAATATGTTTCTAGTTCAGGTATTCGTGCAATCTTCGAATTAAAGAACAGACTTACCAGCGAAGGTAAAAAATTACTTCTCACAGAAGCAGGAGAGAAGGTCATACAGATCTTCAATCTATTAGGTCTTTGGAAACCTTTCGCTCACTTCGAAAAAGAAGAAGACGCAATCGCTGCCTGTCTTAAAAACTAA